GCTGGGTACATAAAACAGGGCAGTGGAAGATAAGCCATTATGTATGTTGAGGAAGCCTAAGAATAAAGATTATAGGCAAACAGTCTACCTTTCTTTACAAGGCTTGATTTACATCCCTGAAATCTCAAATTTAGCTATTACAATGAAGTCCTgttgcacacagagctgccttttTATCACCACTTAAAATCTAATTAATCCGTATTGAAGCACAAAGATTTCTGTTGTGTTTTAGGGTGAGGGGTCATAGAGCCCTCTTTGTTCATCCTCAGGCTTGTAATCATCAGGCATTGGGATATAATTTTACCAAGCAAATTGGAAGGTAACAGATCAAATCCTTATCGGAAAGCCTAACTCATGGTTTAGTGAAGTCCTTCGTCCTTTATGTGAAACTTTATATTCATGAAGAACAAAAACGTGTTTCAGAGCTTGCAAAGGGTTAATAGCAAGGGCTTATATttggggcagcagagccctaAAATCATCACAGCTTCCACCATCACTCAAGGTAGCAGTTGGTACAGAACTGCTGGGGAGACCTTTCTCCTCAGGCTTTCAGGACTCTGCTCTTACAATGGCCTTAGTCTATCAACCAGTGATGCAATTAAGTGGCATATTGGTCTCTCTCTTGGGATGGGTCCTGTCCTGTCTCACCACCTATCTACCCCAGTGGAAAAACCTTAACTTGGAACTAAATGAACTGGAGATCTGGACTATGGGACTCTGGCAAGCTTGTGTTGTCCAGGAAGAAGGTGGAATGCAATGCAAGGACTTCGATTCTTTCCTAGCTTTGCCTCCAGAGCTCAGGATTTCTAggattttgatgtttttttccaATGGATCAGGGCTTTTGGGCCTTCTACTCTCAGGATTTGGGTTGGACTGTTTGAAAATTGGTGAAAGACAACAGGAACAAAAGAAACGGTTGTTGCTGTTTGGAGGAATGCTCTTCTGGATATCGGGGATTACAGCTATTGTCCCAGTCTCCTGGGTTGCCCATGCCACAGTCCAGGAATTTTGGGATGAGAATATACCAGATATTGTTcccaggtgggattttggggaagcGTTGTTTGTTGGCTGGCTTGCTGGATTTTGTCTTATATTAGGAGGATCCCTACTTAATTGCACAATCTGTTCTACTGAAGTCCATCCATCTTCAGTCCATTATGCAGTAGCAGAACAGCAGGATCAGTGTCAATGCTTGGAAACTGAAACAAGGCCTTAAAATGGGAAGTTTTAAGCAGTACAGCAATACTGCCCTATCTTTTCCAAACCCTTGTGCAAGCCAGAATCTTGTTCCGGTAGTAATTCAAAGGACTCTTTGTTATGCAGCTGATTTCctaaatttctgttttctccatAAACTGGTATTGGAAGGTGGTGTGTTTTCTCACTGTGGAACTGCTTAAAACTGTTTCGCAGCAAAATGCTGAGGTGTTCACAGACTGCATGGAAAAGGTGCTTTTGCTTTCTTAACTGCAGTGTAAAACCCTGAAAATGAATATGCATGTTCTCTTACAGCTTGGATTTTAACCAAAATGTGCTTCCTTTTTCATGTAACCAGTGAAATAAGCCACAAAGTTTGACTCCCTGTTGCAATTTTCCACTTGACTGATGCAGTGACTTATGAACTTAGAGGAGATGTCTGATCCTAAACAGGCTGAATACCTGCATTGCATCAAATggtttttctgtgtatttggAAATAGTAGGTTTCTGAAATTGTAGCAAGCTTTGCAACTGTCTTTTTGTGCATGGGGTGTGATGGTGTGGGTGCTTAGACCCAGCAAGCTATGTTCTTCCAGTCTGCCACATTAAACTGCCCATACAAGTTATTCTAAGTGTTTCTGGCACCTGCATGCATACTTTATGCACCAAAAATAGGCTGAGAAATGCTGCTTTAAAAACCAGTGTAACTATCTTCCTCTGACACAGGTCTTGAGTCATTATGCATCCTATCTGAGGTCCCTTAAGTTCCATTCACTCATGTTTGGAACATGTTGCTGTATATTTGACATTAAACATGTGACATTTAACTGGCCACAAAGCAGACAGTATCATTTGCTCTAAGTGGAAGTGCATCAATGTGATGATAGAACTTGAAAACAAACTGAGATGCCAAAATGAGCAAAATTGCTGTAATGCTTTAGCTGATTGATGGAAAACCAAGTATatgcttttcttaaaaaaaaaaaaaatccaacaaaaaacTAATGAAAAGTGAGCCCAGCTGTGGCCATGCCATTCTGCTACTGCTTTACCACACCACGTCCCAGTCCCCCAAACACTGCACGTGGAACcaggcaaagcaaagcaggagggagggagaagtaTTTCATAGAGCATTGTTTTAACTTGTGCTTATTTATGACAGAGTATGACAAGGAACTCAGCTGAACAGTGCCTGCAAAAGCCAATGGTTTTGGGCTTCTGTAATTGCAAAAAATGAACTTGGCAAGCAGGCACAGGCTACTGTTAGCTGGATTTCTGTTATCTGTGCTAGGAAGGATTTTAACTGATACCTGTAACTACTTACAAGGCTGGAAAAATCTCAATTTAGGCATAAATGCACCAGAGCTTTGGAGCATGGGACTCTGGGAAATGATGTAGGAACACAGTGTAAAGACTTTGATTCTTTCCTAGAATTCAAGATTTCCATGGTTTTAGTAGCTACATAAAATGGACTAGGACTTCTGAGCCTTGTGATCTCCAGTCCTGGTTTGGACTGTCTAAAGATGGAGGATACagtgcagaagagaaaaaagctgTTACTACTTGGAAGAATACTCCAGGTGAAGTCTGGAGACCTTGTCCCTTGCTTACACTGTAATCCAGGGGATTTGGAATAGTGGCATCCCAGAGATTCTGCCCAGATAAGAATTAGGGGGTGCCCAGATAGGAATTTGTGGATTTATTCTAATTCTAGGGGGATCTCTACTCCTCTTCACAATCTGTTTATCACCTGACTGTCACTTACAAGAGCAGTATCCAATGGCAGATGTACAAGATGCCCATCAGCATCTGGAAACTGGAAATGGAAGACTTAAAAAAGGGCTGGGTAGGTTTTCCAACATCTTGCTTGCAGTAGAGACAAAGACTTGCTGAACAGACAGGTAAGTTACTGTTCACAAGAGTAGGGGTGGGATTCTTTCTTACTGAGTAGTTCCTTTAATCACTACTTACTTCCACTTTTAATGACATGAATTGATGAGCTATTGCAATTTAAGCCACCACTGTATTTCTCCCAAGTCTGATAAATGGCagattttgtttctgtggtATGACTTGGAGGAGTGAGTATAAAATTTTTAATCTCTAGGCCTGAATGGAGAGTTGACCATATTTTAAATGGCAGAACTCCTACTGGGGCtgctttatgtattttttacaAAAGAATATTACTTGAAGTCTGAAAGAGTTTGTATCACCAGTTCACCATGCACTACACAAACCTAATGCAGTTCAAGCTTAAATGAAGTTTGTTGGGCCTGTATCATTTACCATAAACTAAATGTTCTCAGACATTTTGTAATGTAATGCAAGATTCTCCattgtgagagagagagaatatgACCACCTCTATCCCTGCCCAATCTCTCTCTCTAAGGAAAGCCAGCATTTCTGGGCAATAATGAGCTGTTGTCTGGAGGAGACTCATCCATGTTCATTGCAGGTGCAGTTTTTACTTCAT
This sequence is a window from Melospiza georgiana isolate bMelGeo1 chromosome 5, bMelGeo1.pri, whole genome shotgun sequence. Protein-coding genes within it:
- the LOC131083616 gene encoding claudin-22-like, with product MALVYQPVMQLSGILVSLLGWVLSCLTTYLPQWKNLNLELNELEIWTMGLWQACVVQEEGGMQCKDFDSFLALPPELRISRILMFFSNGSGLLGLLLSGFGLDCLKIGERQQEQKKRLLLFGGMLFWISGITAIVPVSWVAHATVQEFWDENIPDIVPRWDFGEALFVGWLAGFCLILGGSLLNCTICSTEVHPSSVHYAVAEQQDQCQCLETETRP